From the genome of Staphylococcus haemolyticus, one region includes:
- the cls gene encoding cardiolipin synthase gives MKFMFGPDLGTVFTILLALGFVINLVLAFIIIFLERNRRSASSTWAWLFVLFVLPLIGFILYLFFGRTVSKRKMEKNNGKELDTFKSVIKDQVKQFDAHNYQTDNQQVTKHRDLIRMLLNKQDAFLTEDNHIDLFTDGNKLYEKVIEDIYNAKNYIHLEYYTFELDGLGHRILDALETKLKEGLEVKILYDDVGSKKVRMSKFHHFESLGGEVEAFFASKFPLINFRMNNRNHRKIIVIDGQVGYIGGFNIGDDYLGLGKLGYWRDTHIRVEGDVIDALQIRFILDWNSQAHRPQFEYDDKYFPKKRQHKGKSAIQIASSGPAFDLHQIEYGYTKMIMSAKKSIYMQSPYFIPDQSYINALKMAANAGVDVHLMIPCKPDHPFVYWATFSYAAELLNSGVKIYTYQNGFIHSKVMMIDDEICSVGSANMDYRSFALNFEVNAFIYDEEIAKEIRVAYEDDIKKSKLLTLEKYNNRSLSIKVKEDIAKLVSPIL, from the coding sequence ATGAAATTCATGTTCGGCCCAGATTTGGGAACTGTTTTTACGATTTTATTAGCACTAGGCTTTGTGATAAATCTAGTATTAGCTTTTATTATCATCTTTTTAGAAAGAAATAGAAGAAGTGCGTCTTCTACATGGGCGTGGCTCTTTGTATTGTTTGTTTTACCATTAATCGGGTTTATTCTTTATTTATTTTTTGGCAGAACTGTTTCAAAAAGAAAAATGGAGAAAAATAATGGTAAGGAATTAGATACATTTAAAAGTGTTATAAAGGATCAAGTTAAACAATTTGATGCACACAATTATCAAACTGATAATCAACAAGTAACAAAACACAGAGATTTAATTAGAATGTTATTAAACAAACAAGATGCATTTTTAACCGAAGATAATCACATTGACTTATTTACAGATGGTAATAAGCTATATGAGAAAGTCATTGAAGACATTTATAACGCTAAGAACTACATACATTTAGAGTATTATACATTTGAACTTGATGGCTTAGGTCATCGTATTCTAGATGCATTAGAAACGAAACTCAAAGAAGGGCTAGAAGTAAAAATATTATATGATGATGTAGGCTCTAAAAAAGTAAGAATGTCGAAATTTCATCATTTTGAATCATTAGGTGGCGAAGTTGAAGCTTTTTTTGCATCTAAGTTTCCACTTATCAATTTTAGAATGAATAACCGTAATCATAGAAAAATTATAGTGATTGATGGTCAAGTTGGTTACATCGGAGGGTTTAATATTGGCGATGATTATTTAGGACTTGGTAAACTAGGATATTGGAGAGATACACATATACGTGTTGAAGGTGACGTTATAGACGCATTACAAATACGTTTTATATTAGATTGGAATTCACAAGCGCACCGCCCACAATTTGAATATGATGATAAATACTTCCCTAAAAAAAGACAGCATAAAGGGAAATCAGCGATTCAAATTGCTTCAAGTGGTCCAGCATTTGATTTACATCAGATTGAATATGGATATACTAAAATGATTATGAGTGCAAAAAAATCTATATATATGCAAAGCCCTTACTTTATTCCAGATCAATCGTATATCAATGCACTTAAAATGGCAGCGAATGCTGGCGTTGATGTACACTTGATGATTCCATGTAAACCAGATCATCCGTTTGTATATTGGGCGACATTTTCATATGCTGCTGAATTGTTAAATAGTGGTGTGAAAATCTATACATATCAAAATGGATTTATCCACTCTAAAGTTATGATGATTGATGATGAAATTTGTAGTGTCGGTTCAGCTAATATGGATTATCGTAGTTTCGCGTTAAACTTTGAAGTGAATGCTTTTATTTATGATGAAGAAATCGCTAAAGAAATCAGAGTTGCATATGAAGATGACATTAAAAAATCAAAATTATTAACTTTAGAAAAATACAATAACCGTTCGCTTTCAATTAAAGTTAAAGAAGATATTGCTAAATTAGTATCACCAATTTTATAG
- a CDS encoding threonine aldolase family protein gives MISFENDYLEGAHENVLQRLFDTNLIQASGYGDDQFSKQAAEQIKSVINCPEATVRFLVGGTQTNQVVINSVLEPYEGVISADTGHVAVHEGGAIEFSGHKVLTVPSHEGKIRPKEVNAYLDTFYNDFKREHMVFPGMVYISHPTEYGTLYSKKELKNLADVCKEHNVPLFMDGARLGYGLMSDQSDLTFEDIAKYCDIFYIGGTKIGALCGEAIVFTKNNEPKHFTTRIKQHGALLAKGRLVGVQFLELFTNNLYLDISRHAINMANKMKKGFLEKGYQLYFDSPTNQQFFVLSEEKIKALKQKVKFAIWEKYDDNHRVVRFATSWATTEENVDKLLELI, from the coding sequence ATGATTTCTTTTGAAAATGACTACCTTGAAGGTGCACATGAAAACGTATTACAACGATTATTTGATACCAATTTAATCCAGGCCTCTGGCTATGGTGATGATCAATTTTCAAAGCAAGCAGCAGAACAAATAAAATCTGTTATCAATTGTCCAGAAGCGACTGTACGATTCTTAGTTGGTGGTACGCAAACCAATCAAGTTGTTATTAATTCGGTACTAGAGCCATATGAAGGTGTGATTTCAGCTGACACTGGTCACGTAGCTGTACATGAGGGCGGTGCTATTGAATTTAGTGGTCATAAAGTTTTAACTGTCCCATCTCACGAAGGTAAAATTAGACCAAAAGAAGTTAATGCATATCTAGATACGTTTTACAATGATTTTAAACGTGAACACATGGTCTTTCCAGGAATGGTTTATATTTCACACCCTACAGAATACGGTACTTTGTATAGTAAAAAAGAATTGAAGAATCTTGCTGACGTGTGTAAAGAACATAATGTACCTTTATTTATGGATGGTGCGCGTTTAGGCTATGGTTTAATGAGTGATCAAAGTGATTTAACATTTGAAGACATTGCTAAATACTGTGATATCTTTTATATAGGTGGTACTAAAATAGGTGCGTTATGTGGTGAAGCCATCGTATTCACTAAAAATAATGAGCCAAAACACTTTACCACTCGAATCAAACAACATGGTGCTTTACTTGCTAAAGGTCGTTTAGTAGGTGTACAATTTCTGGAATTATTCACTAATAATTTATATTTAGATATTAGCCGTCATGCCATTAATATGGCTAATAAAATGAAAAAAGGATTTCTTGAAAAAGGCTATCAACTTTACTTTGATTCACCTACTAATCAACAATTTTTTGTACTTAGTGAAGAAAAGATTAAAGCGTTGAAACAAAAAGTAAAGTTCGCGATTTGGGAGAAATATGATGATAATCATCGTGTTGTTAGATTTGCGACAAGTTGGGCTACTACCGAAGAAAATGTAGATAAGTTATTAGAGTTAATTTAA
- a CDS encoding capsid assembly scaffolding protein Gp46 family protein, whose product MNKDQKSQYEIEKLLKENEALKAEKALSQMRNETRSMLSESGVENFDDQIVDIIGKP is encoded by the coding sequence ATGAATAAAGACCAAAAAAGTCAATATGAGATAGAAAAACTTTTGAAAGAGAATGAAGCATTAAAAGCTGAAAAGGCATTATCTCAAATGAGAAATGAAACGCGTTCAATGCTTAGTGAATCAGGTGTAGAAAACTTTGATGATCAAATTGTAGACATAATAGGAAAACCCTAA
- the glnA gene encoding type I glutamate--ammonia ligase yields MPKRTFSKDDIRKFAKEENVRYLRLQFTDILGTIKNVEVPVSQLEKVLDNEMMFDGSSIEGFVRIEESDMYLCPDLDTWVIFPWTAGQGKVARLICDVYTTDGEPFAGDPRNNLKRVLKEMEDMGYTDFNLGPEPEFFLFKLDEKGEPTLELNDNGGYFDLAPTDLGENCRRDIVLELEDMGFDIEASHHEVAPGQHEIDFKYADAITACDNIQTFKLVVKTIARKHNLHATFMPKPLFGVNGSGMHFNVSLFKGKENAFFDPNGEMQLTEDAYHFTAGILNNARGFTAVCNPLVNSYKRLVPGYEAPCYIAWSGKNRSPLVRVPSSRGLSTRIEVRSVDPAANPYMALATILQAGLDGIKNKTKVPEPVNQNIYEMNREEREAVGIQDLPSTLYTALKAMRENDTVKKALGNHIYNQFINSKSIEWDYYRTQVSEWERDQYMKQY; encoded by the coding sequence ATGCCTAAACGTACATTTAGTAAAGATGACATTCGTAAGTTTGCAAAAGAAGAAAACGTTAGATACTTAAGATTACAATTCACAGATATCTTAGGAACAATCAAGAACGTTGAAGTACCAGTTAGCCAATTAGAAAAAGTATTAGATAACGAAATGATGTTTGATGGTTCATCAATCGAAGGTTTCGTACGTATCGAAGAATCTGACATGTATTTATGCCCAGATTTAGATACTTGGGTTATCTTCCCATGGACTGCCGGTCAAGGTAAAGTAGCTCGTTTAATTTGTGATGTTTATACTACTGACGGTGAACCATTTGCTGGTGACCCACGTAACAACTTAAAACGTGTGTTGAAAGAAATGGAAGATATGGGCTATACAGATTTCAACTTAGGGCCTGAACCAGAGTTCTTCTTATTCAAATTAGATGAAAAAGGTGAACCAACATTAGAATTAAATGACAATGGTGGTTACTTCGATTTAGCACCAACAGACTTAGGTGAAAATTGCCGTCGTGACATTGTGTTAGAACTTGAAGATATGGGATTTGATATCGAAGCAAGTCACCACGAAGTTGCGCCAGGACAACATGAAATTGACTTTAAATACGCAGATGCGATTACTGCTTGTGATAACATCCAAACATTTAAATTAGTTGTTAAAACAATTGCACGTAAGCATAATTTACATGCAACATTCATGCCAAAACCATTATTCGGTGTTAACGGAAGCGGAATGCACTTCAACGTATCATTATTTAAAGGTAAAGAAAATGCATTCTTCGATCCAAATGGTGAAATGCAATTAACTGAAGATGCTTATCACTTTACTGCAGGTATCTTAAATAATGCACGTGGATTCACAGCTGTGTGTAACCCATTAGTAAACTCTTATAAACGTTTAGTTCCTGGTTACGAAGCACCTTGTTATATCGCTTGGAGTGGTAAAAACCGTTCACCATTAGTACGTGTGCCATCTTCAAGAGGATTATCAACTCGTATTGAAGTACGTTCAGTAGACCCAGCTGCTAACCCTTACATGGCATTAGCAACAATCCTACAAGCTGGTTTAGATGGTATTAAGAACAAAACTAAAGTTCCAGAACCAGTCAACCAAAATATTTATGAAATGAACCGTGAAGAACGTGAAGCTGTAGGTATCCAAGACTTACCTTCAACACTTTACACTGCTTTAAAAGCTATGCGTGAAAATGACACAGTTAAAAAAGCGTTAGGTAATCACATTTACAATCAATTTATAAACTCTAAATCAATTGAATGGGATTATTATAGAACTCAAGTTTCTGAGTGGGAACGCGATCAATATATGAAACAATACTAA
- a CDS encoding MerR family transcriptional regulator, translated as MSNDKIRRNMAVFSMSVVCKLTELTARQIRYYETHELVMPERTEGNKRLFSLNDLERLLEIKSLIEKGFNLKGIKQIITNNQGHLTSDEQEIRKRMIVDATQKPPGEALPINRGDLSRFIK; from the coding sequence ATGTCTAACGATAAAATCAGACGTAATATGGCCGTGTTCTCTATGAGTGTTGTTTGTAAATTAACAGAACTCACTGCAAGACAAATCCGCTACTATGAAACACATGAACTTGTCATGCCCGAGCGTACAGAAGGAAATAAGCGATTATTCTCGTTAAATGATTTAGAAAGACTCCTTGAAATTAAATCTTTGATTGAAAAGGGATTTAACCTTAAAGGAATTAAACAAATCATAACTAATAATCAAGGGCATTTAACATCAGATGAACAAGAGATTAGAAAAAGAATGATTGTAGACGCAACGCAGAAACCACCTGGTGAAGCTTTGCCAATAAATCGTGGGGATTTATCACGGTTTATTAAATAA
- a CDS encoding aminotransferase class I/II-fold pyridoxal phosphate-dependent enzyme has protein sequence MSDITSMVKDVEKTLAPYFKEIEEIAYSNQEKVLNAFHYVKATESDLVGSTGYGYDDFGRDHLEEIYAHTFKAEDAIVRPQIISGTHAITLALQSTLKYGDELLYITGSPYDTLLEVIGVNGNGIESLKEHGVEFKEVPLKDGQIDIQSSIEAISEKTKVVAIQRSKGYDQRPSITIDEIESAIHAIKSQYPNVIVFVDNCYGEFVEQREPIEVGADLIAGSLIKNPGGGLAKIGGYIAGRKDLIERCGYRLTAPGIGKEAGASLYSLQEMYQGFFLAPHVVSQSLKGALFTSLLLEKMKMKTVPKYNVKRTDLIQTVQFDAKEQMIAFCQSIQHASPINAHFSPEPSYMPGYEDDVIMAAGTFVQGSSIELSADGPIRPPYEAYVQGGLTYEHVKLAVTRAVTYLKEQNLI, from the coding sequence ATGTCAGATATTACATCAATGGTTAAAGACGTAGAGAAGACGTTGGCACCATATTTTAAAGAAATAGAAGAAATTGCATATAGTAATCAAGAAAAAGTTCTGAATGCTTTTCATTACGTTAAAGCTACTGAGAGTGATTTAGTTGGAAGTACAGGATATGGATATGATGATTTTGGTCGGGACCATTTGGAAGAAATCTATGCACATACATTTAAAGCTGAAGATGCTATTGTGCGCCCGCAAATCATTTCTGGTACACATGCGATTACTCTAGCACTTCAAAGTACACTTAAATACGGAGATGAACTATTATATATTACTGGAAGTCCATATGATACGTTGCTTGAAGTTATAGGGGTAAATGGAAATGGCATTGAAAGCTTGAAAGAACACGGTGTCGAATTTAAAGAGGTCCCTTTAAAAGATGGACAAATAGATATTCAATCCTCAATTGAAGCCATTTCAGAAAAGACGAAAGTAGTAGCCATTCAACGTTCAAAAGGGTATGACCAAAGACCTTCAATTACTATCGATGAAATTGAATCTGCTATCCATGCAATTAAATCACAATACCCCAATGTCATTGTCTTTGTGGATAATTGTTATGGAGAATTTGTAGAGCAACGTGAACCTATTGAAGTTGGTGCAGATTTGATAGCAGGTTCATTAATTAAGAACCCAGGTGGCGGCCTAGCTAAAATTGGTGGCTATATCGCTGGACGTAAAGATTTAATCGAACGTTGTGGCTATCGATTAACAGCGCCTGGAATTGGTAAAGAGGCAGGCGCATCATTGTATTCGTTACAAGAGATGTATCAAGGCTTCTTCTTAGCACCACATGTAGTTAGTCAGAGTTTGAAAGGTGCATTATTTACAAGCTTACTCCTTGAAAAAATGAAAATGAAAACAGTTCCTAAATACAATGTTAAACGTACCGATTTAATACAGACTGTTCAATTTGATGCAAAAGAACAAATGATAGCATTTTGCCAAAGTATTCAACATGCTTCACCAATTAATGCTCATTTTAGTCCAGAACCAAGCTATATGCCTGGTTATGAAGATGATGTCATTATGGCAGCCGGTACTTTTGTTCAAGGGTCTTCAATTGAATTGTCTGCAGATGGACCTATTAGACCACCGTATGAAGCTTATGTACAAGGCGGATTAACATATGAACATGTTAAATTAGCTGTTACACGTGCAGTTACTTATTTAAAAGAACAAAATTTGATATAG
- the hflX gene encoding GTPase HflX: protein MTQQITHETKKKLETAVLVGVHAQNDNEFNFDSTMEELKALSLTCQLDVKGQVTQNREQVDHKYYVGKGKIDELKAFIEFHDIDVVVTNDELTTAQSKTLNDNLGIKIIDRTQLILEIFALRASSREGKLQVELAQLDYLLPRLQGHGKSLSRLGGGIGTRGPGETKLEMDRRHIRTRMNEIKHQLKTVVEHRERYRSKREQNQVFQIALVGYTNAGKSSWFNVLSGEETFEKDLLFATLDPKTRQIQINEGFNLIISDTVGFIQKLPTTLIAAFKSTLEEAKGADLLLHVVDASHPEYRSQYDTVNQLINDLDMNQIPQEVIFNKKDQCGDSDDKPLSASPSIFVSSRDEEDKLKVKALLIDQVKSTLSFYEEIVPSTNADRLYFLKQHTLIEEMNFNPENETYIITGYKK, encoded by the coding sequence ATGACTCAGCAAATTACTCATGAAACAAAGAAAAAATTGGAAACTGCTGTATTAGTCGGTGTACATGCTCAAAATGATAACGAATTTAATTTTGATTCAACAATGGAAGAATTAAAAGCCCTATCTTTGACTTGTCAGCTAGATGTTAAAGGACAAGTTACTCAAAATAGAGAACAAGTCGATCATAAATATTACGTTGGTAAAGGTAAGATTGATGAACTTAAAGCTTTTATTGAATTCCATGATATAGACGTCGTAGTAACGAATGATGAGTTAACTACCGCTCAATCAAAAACATTAAATGATAATTTGGGCATTAAAATTATCGATAGAACACAATTGATTTTAGAAATATTTGCCTTAAGAGCTAGCAGTCGCGAAGGTAAATTACAAGTCGAATTAGCGCAATTAGATTATTTATTGCCAAGACTTCAAGGACATGGTAAGAGTTTATCAAGACTAGGTGGTGGCATAGGTACACGTGGTCCTGGTGAAACGAAGTTAGAAATGGACAGACGTCACATTCGAACACGTATGAATGAAATTAAACATCAATTAAAAACTGTAGTGGAACACAGGGAACGTTATCGTAGCAAACGTGAACAAAATCAAGTCTTTCAGATTGCACTCGTAGGCTATACAAATGCGGGGAAATCGTCATGGTTCAATGTATTATCTGGCGAAGAAACCTTTGAAAAGGATTTACTTTTTGCAACATTAGATCCTAAAACACGTCAAATTCAAATAAATGAAGGATTTAATTTAATTATTTCAGATACTGTAGGTTTCATTCAAAAGTTACCAACGACCTTGATTGCAGCCTTTAAATCAACTTTAGAAGAAGCAAAAGGTGCAGATTTATTATTACATGTTGTTGATGCGAGTCATCCAGAATATCGTTCTCAATATGATACAGTAAATCAATTGATTAATGATTTAGATATGAATCAAATACCACAAGAGGTTATATTTAATAAGAAGGATCAATGTGGTGATAGTGATGATAAACCATTATCTGCGTCTCCATCCATCTTTGTCTCTAGCCGTGATGAAGAAGATAAATTAAAAGTAAAGGCACTTTTAATAGATCAAGTTAAATCAACACTAAGTTTCTATGAAGAGATTGTCCCTAGTACAAACGCAGATAGACTTTATTTCTTAAAGCAGCATACACTCATTGAAGAAATGAATTTTAATCCTGAAAATGAAACTTACATCATTACTGGATATAAAAAATGA
- a CDS encoding glutathione peroxidase → MENIYDFVVQKSNGEDYKLEEYKGKVMLIVNTASECGFTPQFEGLQALYEKYKDQGFVILGFPCNQFGGQEPGSGAEANQNCKINYGVTFPIHEKVDVKGENQHPLFRYLTDAAKGMLSEKIKWNFTKFLVDRDGNVVSRFSPQKKPAQIEKDIEKLL, encoded by the coding sequence ATGGAAAATATATATGATTTTGTTGTACAAAAGTCCAATGGTGAAGATTATAAATTAGAAGAATACAAAGGCAAAGTAATGCTAATCGTTAATACTGCTAGTGAATGTGGTTTCACGCCACAATTTGAAGGCTTACAAGCATTGTATGAAAAATACAAAGACCAAGGTTTTGTGATATTAGGTTTTCCATGTAATCAATTTGGTGGCCAAGAACCTGGTTCAGGTGCAGAAGCTAATCAAAACTGTAAAATTAATTACGGTGTGACTTTCCCTATCCATGAAAAAGTAGATGTCAAAGGTGAAAATCAACATCCTTTATTCCGCTACTTAACTGATGCAGCTAAAGGAATGTTAAGTGAAAAAATCAAATGGAACTTCACTAAATTCTTAGTTGATCGTGATGGTAACGTTGTAAGTCGTTTCTCACCTCAAAAGAAACCAGCTCAAATCGAAAAAGATATTGAAAAATTATTATAG
- the hfq gene encoding RNA chaperone Hfq, with protein sequence MIANHNIQDQALENFKSQQTEVTVFFLNGFQMKGVIEDFDKYVVSLVSQGKQHLIYKHAISTFTVETEVSDSEESVNSEE encoded by the coding sequence ATGATTGCAAACCACAACATCCAAGATCAAGCACTAGAGAACTTTAAATCACAACAAACAGAAGTTACAGTTTTCTTTTTAAATGGCTTTCAAATGAAAGGTGTTATTGAAGACTTTGACAAATATGTTGTAAGTTTAGTTTCTCAAGGTAAACAACATTTGATATACAAACATGCGATCAGCACATTTACTGTAGAGACTGAAGTTTCAGATTCTGAAGAATCAGTAAATAGTGAAGAATAA
- the miaA gene encoding tRNA (adenosine(37)-N6)-dimethylallyltransferase MiaA, which produces MSDINKPFLVVIVGPTASGKTELSIELAKQINGEIISGDSMQVYKQMDIGTAKVTNEEMDGIPHYMIDILNPDDSFSVYDFKLRAQALIEDITSRGKIPIIAGGTGLYIQSLIYDYPFDDETVSKEVEQKTQLQLQKLEPLTNQEVHDYLATFDPQSAKDIHPNNRKRVLRAIEYYLNTKKLISSRKKVQQFTENYDTLLIGIEMSRKTLYSRINKRVDIMLGHGLFNEVKNLVEQGYESTQSMQAIGYKELVPVVNGELSIDQAVETLKQHSRQYAKRQLTWFKNKLTVQWFNRETMSLQMMLDEITTQINKRSSKHDCKPQHPRSSTREL; this is translated from the coding sequence TTGAGTGACATCAATAAACCGTTTTTGGTAGTTATAGTAGGTCCAACTGCATCAGGTAAAACAGAGTTAAGTATTGAACTTGCTAAACAAATTAACGGTGAAATCATTAGTGGGGATTCCATGCAAGTTTATAAACAAATGGACATTGGTACAGCTAAAGTTACTAATGAAGAGATGGATGGAATTCCTCATTATATGATTGATATTTTAAATCCAGATGACTCATTTTCTGTGTACGATTTCAAATTACGAGCTCAAGCACTAATAGAAGATATAACTTCAAGAGGAAAGATACCGATCATAGCAGGAGGAACAGGGTTATATATACAATCGTTAATATATGATTATCCTTTTGATGATGAGACAGTTTCAAAAGAAGTCGAACAGAAAACACAGTTACAATTACAAAAATTAGAACCATTAACTAATCAAGAAGTGCATGACTATTTAGCTACATTTGATCCACAATCTGCTAAAGACATACATCCAAATAATAGAAAAAGAGTGCTTAGAGCTATTGAATATTACTTAAATACAAAAAAACTTATAAGTTCTCGCAAGAAAGTACAACAATTTACAGAAAATTATGATACATTATTAATAGGGATTGAAATGTCGCGCAAAACATTATATTCAAGAATAAATAAACGTGTAGATATTATGTTGGGCCACGGATTATTTAATGAAGTGAAGAACCTAGTAGAACAGGGTTATGAATCTACTCAAAGTATGCAAGCAATTGGTTATAAAGAGCTGGTACCTGTTGTGAATGGTGAGTTATCAATAGACCAAGCAGTTGAAACGTTAAAACAACATTCTAGACAATATGCTAAGCGACAATTGACATGGTTCAAGAATAAATTGACTGTTCAATGGTTTAATAGAGAGACAATGTCACTTCAAATGATGTTAGATGAGATTACAACCCAAATAAATAAAAGGAGTTCTAAACATGATTGCAAACCACAACATCCAAGATCAAGCACTAGAGAACTTTAA
- a CDS encoding alpha/beta fold hydrolase, which produces MSQQSFKITVEDGTMIEVKVDKAKIATFGVVHIFHGMAEHMDRYEALVQALTHQGYDVIRHNHRGHGIDIDENERGHYDDMNIIAQDAYEIAQTLHGSNNNIPYIVLGHSMGSIIARLFVEKYPDIAQGLILTGTGQYPKYKGIPAIIVLKLITLIFGKRSRLEWVNQFVYKSFNKKIDQPETSSDWLSSKRDEINKFVKDDYTGFLVSNQLIYQTVKNMIRTANNNQLKKMNEQLPILLISGKDDPFGDYGKGIRKLGKKFKRAGINHITVQLYANRRHEILFEDEKEMIWSHMFEWIQKQVLKKK; this is translated from the coding sequence AAATTACCGTTGAAGACGGCACTATGATTGAAGTAAAAGTAGATAAGGCTAAGATTGCAACATTTGGTGTCGTCCATATCTTTCACGGGATGGCTGAGCATATGGATCGATATGAAGCACTTGTGCAAGCTTTAACACATCAAGGATATGATGTTATTCGACATAATCATCGAGGGCATGGTATTGATATTGATGAAAATGAAAGAGGTCATTACGATGATATGAATATCATTGCACAAGATGCATATGAAATAGCTCAAACACTTCACGGTTCAAATAACAATATTCCATATATCGTTTTGGGACATTCAATGGGCTCAATTATTGCGCGTTTATTTGTAGAGAAATATCCAGACATTGCGCAAGGTTTGATTCTCACTGGTACTGGTCAATATCCAAAATATAAAGGGATACCAGCCATCATCGTTTTAAAATTAATAACTTTAATTTTTGGGAAGCGTAGTCGCCTAGAATGGGTAAATCAATTTGTTTATAAATCGTTTAATAAAAAGATAGACCAACCTGAAACAAGTAGTGATTGGCTATCATCTAAACGCGATGAAATTAATAAATTTGTTAAGGATGATTACACTGGTTTCTTAGTGTCAAATCAATTAATTTACCAAACCGTTAAGAATATGATACGTACGGCAAATAATAATCAACTAAAAAAAATGAATGAACAATTACCAATACTTCTTATTTCTGGTAAGGATGATCCATTTGGAGATTATGGTAAAGGTATACGTAAATTAGGAAAGAAATTCAAACGTGCTGGAATAAATCATATAACAGTCCAACTTTATGCAAATAGAAGACATGAAATTTTATTTGAAGATGAAAAAGAAATGATTTGGAGTCATATGTTTGAATGGATCCAAAAACAAGTGTTAAAGAAAAAATAA